Proteins encoded by one window of Emticicia oligotrophica DSM 17448:
- the gcvT gene encoding glycine cleavage system aminomethyltransferase GcvT: METENKRIPLNDLHEKLGGKMVPFGGFMMPVRYSSDNEEHNCVRNGVGVFDVSHMGEFVVRGERATEFLQYIVSNDVSALFDGKVQYAYFPNNEGGVVDDLLVYRWNENEYYLVVNASNIEKDWNWVNQNNSFGVELENISDNLCLFAVQGPKALATIQKLTDIDLSSMDYYTFKAGSVAGIDDVIVSATGYTGAGGFEIYVWNKDAEKMWNAIFEAGAEFDIKPIGLGARDTLRLEMGYCLYGHELNDTDSPLEAGLGWVTKFTKNFINSENLKAQKEAGLKRKLVGIEMIDRGIPRSHYEICDAEGNKLGEVTSGTQSPTLQKGIAMGHVPTAFSKIGTEVYIKVRDKLLKGVVTKLPFVKAGV; the protein is encoded by the coding sequence ATGGAAACAGAAAATAAAAGAATACCACTCAATGATTTGCACGAAAAACTTGGCGGAAAAATGGTGCCTTTCGGTGGATTTATGATGCCAGTTCGTTATTCGTCAGATAATGAAGAACACAATTGCGTGCGTAATGGAGTAGGTGTTTTCGATGTATCGCACATGGGAGAGTTTGTGGTTCGTGGTGAACGTGCAACGGAGTTTCTTCAATACATTGTTTCAAATGATGTATCTGCACTTTTCGATGGCAAAGTTCAATATGCTTATTTCCCAAACAATGAGGGTGGGGTAGTAGATGATTTATTGGTTTATCGTTGGAATGAAAACGAATATTATTTAGTAGTAAATGCCTCAAACATCGAAAAAGACTGGAATTGGGTAAATCAAAACAATTCTTTTGGTGTAGAACTCGAAAATATTTCTGATAATCTTTGTTTGTTTGCCGTGCAAGGGCCAAAAGCTTTAGCCACGATTCAGAAACTTACCGATATTGATTTATCATCAATGGATTATTATACATTCAAGGCTGGTTCAGTTGCTGGTATTGATGACGTAATCGTGTCGGCAACGGGCTACACAGGTGCAGGTGGATTTGAGATTTATGTTTGGAATAAAGATGCAGAAAAAATGTGGAATGCCATTTTTGAAGCAGGAGCAGAGTTTGATATTAAACCAATTGGCTTAGGAGCGAGAGATACACTTCGTTTGGAAATGGGTTATTGTTTGTATGGCCACGAACTAAACGATACTGATTCTCCATTAGAAGCTGGTTTAGGATGGGTAACTAAGTTTACGAAAAACTTCATTAACTCAGAAAACCTAAAAGCACAAAAAGAGGCTGGTTTGAAGCGAAAATTGGTTGGTATTGAAATGATTGACCGTGGTATTCCTCGTAGTCATTACGAAATTTGTGATGCAGAGGGGAATAAGTTAGGTGAGGTTACTTCAGGAACGCAATCGCCGACTTTGCAGAAAGGAATAGCAATGGGGCATGTACCTACTGCTTTTTCTAAAATTGGAACGGAAGTTTATATCAAAGTAAGAGATAAACTGCTAAAAGGTGTAGTTACGAAATTGCCTTTTGTGAAAGCGGGAGTGTAA